From one Prochlorococcus marinus str. MIT 0912 genomic stretch:
- a CDS encoding Fe2+-dependent dioxygenase — protein MEYLIHSLIDQSEALQIVNNLKAEKSSWQDGKKTAGSHAAKIKSNFQLDKNSKLSIELRDLIVNKIISNPLLKSFTLPSLIHGVMFTQSLVGHSYGSHIDNPYMPSGRSDLSFTLFLNAPEDYRGGELCIQTINKTEKIKLSAGEMIIYPSTQLHSVAEVKDGERHVCVGWIQSYVQNNDDRNFLFGLDAGAKGLLAKHGRSEELDLVFQAYSNLLRRLGD, from the coding sequence ATGGAATATTTAATTCATTCGCTAATCGATCAATCAGAAGCTCTTCAAATAGTTAATAACCTCAAGGCAGAGAAATCATCATGGCAAGATGGCAAAAAAACTGCAGGAAGCCATGCCGCAAAAATCAAATCAAATTTTCAATTAGATAAAAATTCCAAATTATCAATTGAGCTTAGAGATCTTATTGTTAATAAAATAATTTCAAATCCGCTTCTAAAAAGTTTTACATTACCAAGTCTTATCCATGGAGTCATGTTTACTCAATCACTAGTTGGACATAGCTATGGGTCACATATTGATAATCCTTATATGCCCTCAGGAAGAAGTGATTTATCTTTTACGTTATTTCTAAACGCGCCAGAAGATTACAGAGGTGGTGAATTATGTATTCAGACGATCAATAAAACTGAAAAAATCAAACTATCTGCAGGAGAGATGATCATTTATCCCAGTACACAACTACATTCGGTTGCTGAAGTCAAAGATGGTGAACGTCATGTATGTGTAGGCTGGATTCAAAGCTATGTACAAAACAATGACGATAGGAATTTCTTATTCGGACTTGATGCTGGAGCAAAAGGACTACTCGCAAAACATGGAAGATCCGAGGAACTGGATTTAGTTTTCCAGGCATACAGTAATCTCCTAAGAAGATTAGGAGATTAA
- a CDS encoding tetratricopeptide repeat protein has translation MKTKNLYAFLISFLIIPFSSNLGITFFSLSSDIALLTKEVKATNWNTYKLNFENGYRMLNKGEYEKAIEYFNKAIKQYSREGAAYYNRGNAYSELGKSEEAIKDYLKSIELDSETGNQYAYNNISIEYDALGDYKNAIKYINLAIKAYPKDGLYFMNRGSYNLELENFDQAVKDYEKAGELYLKYKNRTSGYAECPKNKNLVHCQMDSWYYYDLGWAKENLDDLKGALDNYNKAIKINFPTEEKYFWFSSRGDIKYEIGDEEGACKDYKLAASLGDEERSEWLNSRDGKWCKKMN, from the coding sequence ATGAAAACTAAAAACTTATATGCTTTTCTAATTTCATTTTTAATTATACCTTTTTCTTCAAATTTAGGCATCACTTTTTTCTCTCTATCAAGTGATATTGCATTATTAACAAAAGAGGTAAAAGCAACCAATTGGAATACATACAAATTAAACTTTGAAAATGGTTATAGAATGCTTAATAAAGGTGAATATGAAAAAGCAATAGAATATTTCAACAAGGCGATTAAACAGTACTCAAGAGAAGGAGCAGCGTACTACAACAGGGGCAATGCATATAGTGAACTAGGAAAAAGTGAAGAAGCGATTAAAGACTATCTAAAGTCAATTGAATTAGATAGCGAGACAGGGAATCAATATGCTTATAATAATATTTCAATAGAATATGATGCATTAGGAGACTACAAAAATGCTATTAAATATATTAATTTAGCAATAAAAGCATATCCAAAAGATGGACTATACTTTATGAATCGAGGTTCATATAATTTAGAATTAGAAAATTTCGACCAAGCAGTAAAAGACTATGAGAAAGCAGGTGAACTGTATTTAAAATATAAAAATAGAACAAGTGGGTATGCAGAATGCCCAAAGAATAAGAATTTAGTTCATTGCCAAATGGATTCCTGGTACTATTACGATCTTGGTTGGGCAAAAGAAAATCTAGACGATCTAAAAGGAGCACTTGATAATTATAATAAAGCAATTAAAATAAATTTTCCTACTGAAGAAAAATATTTTTGGTTTAGTAGTCGTGGGGATATTAAATATGAAATTGGAGACGAAGAAGGTGCTTGCAAAGATTACAAATTAGCAGCGTCTTTAGGAGATGAAGAAAGAAGTGAATGGTTAAATTCACGAGATGGTAAGTGGTGCAAAAAAATGAATTAA
- the glyQ gene encoding glycine--tRNA ligase subunit alpha, which produces MYFQDIISSLNNFWSEKGCLLLQPYDLEKGAGTMSPHSFLRAIGPEPWAVAYPEPCRRPTDGRYGDNPNRAQHYFQYQVLIKPSLDAIQEIYLSSLEALGISAKDHDIRFVEDNWESPTLGAWGVGWEVWLDGMEVTQFTYFQQCGGLDCKPVSIEITYGLERLAMYLQNVESIWDLSWNKKTKYGDIWLPFEKGQCKYNFEESNPANLRKLFEIYEDEAHQLIAKKLPSPCLDYVLKCSHTFNLLEARGVISVTERTKIIARIRSLARKVAEAWLEERKVLGFPLCSN; this is translated from the coding sequence GTGTATTTTCAGGACATAATTTCTAGCCTCAATAATTTCTGGAGTGAGAAAGGTTGTTTGCTGCTTCAGCCATATGATTTGGAGAAGGGCGCAGGGACGATGAGCCCTCATTCTTTTTTAAGAGCGATAGGTCCTGAGCCTTGGGCTGTCGCTTACCCAGAGCCCTGTCGACGTCCGACTGATGGTAGGTATGGAGACAATCCAAATAGAGCACAGCATTATTTTCAATATCAAGTTCTTATCAAGCCCTCTTTAGACGCAATACAAGAAATTTATTTATCTTCTCTTGAAGCCTTGGGGATTTCAGCTAAGGACCACGATATTAGATTCGTTGAAGATAATTGGGAATCTCCAACTTTAGGCGCATGGGGAGTGGGTTGGGAAGTTTGGCTTGATGGGATGGAAGTTACCCAATTTACTTATTTTCAACAATGTGGAGGTCTTGATTGCAAGCCTGTTTCAATTGAGATCACTTATGGCTTGGAGAGATTGGCAATGTATCTACAAAATGTTGAAAGTATTTGGGATCTTTCCTGGAATAAAAAGACTAAATATGGGGATATTTGGCTTCCTTTCGAAAAAGGTCAATGCAAGTATAATTTTGAAGAATCTAATCCAGCTAATTTAAGGAAGCTTTTTGAGATTTACGAGGATGAAGCTCATCAACTAATTGCTAAAAAGCTACCTTCTCCATGCCTTGATTATGTTCTGAAATGTAGCCATACATTTAATTTATTAGAAGCAAGAGGAGTTATATCTGTTACTGAAAGAACTAAAATTATTGCAAGAATTAGATCTTTGGCTCGTAAAGTTGCTGAAGCTTGGTTGGAAGAACGAAAGGTCTTAGGGTTCCCTCTTTGTTCAAATTAG
- a CDS encoding cobyric acid synthase, whose protein sequence is MIIEIKHTPLMVLGTSSGAGKTLIATAICRCLKRKGEQPIPFKGQNMSNNAWVDTQGREMAYSQALQSWSAGLEPSAEMNPVLLKPKGDCTSEVIHLGKSVGTSKAINYYEDWFDSGWEAIKKGLSILLNSKKDGRLILEGAGSPVEVNLQHKDLTNLKLAKFLNANCILVADIERGGVFAQIIGTIALMKPDEKKLIKGIIINRFRGDKALFDKGVTWIEKETGIAVLGILPWLNEIFPPEDSLDLLERKQTNQNAEIEIAIIKLPRISNFSDLDPFLSDSTIQTRWIEPGQDIGKPDVLIIPGSKQTIKDLESLNKTGLSNQIKNYAKNGGNIFGICGGLQMLGESLDDPYKQESIKELSTFSNIGMKLLPIKTTFGEIKHTSQREERISWPNSQNIKGFEMHYGESYLINNKNSNIISLFKNSNLGWVIEKKDKSFIGGTYLHGIFENDEWRRQWINNVRKKKGLNSLKINEENNSNKREKLLDLLTDAFEKNINIDTLIN, encoded by the coding sequence ATGATCATAGAAATCAAACATACTCCATTAATGGTTTTAGGGACCTCTAGTGGTGCCGGGAAAACTCTTATAGCTACTGCTATTTGTAGATGTTTAAAAAGGAAAGGGGAACAGCCAATACCTTTTAAGGGCCAAAACATGAGCAATAACGCTTGGGTTGATACACAAGGAAGAGAGATGGCATATTCTCAAGCGCTTCAATCTTGGTCTGCAGGATTAGAGCCAAGTGCCGAAATGAATCCTGTGCTTTTAAAACCAAAGGGAGATTGTACAAGTGAAGTAATTCACCTTGGCAAAAGTGTTGGAACTAGTAAAGCGATAAATTATTACGAAGATTGGTTTGATTCAGGATGGGAAGCCATCAAAAAAGGCCTATCAATATTGTTGAATAGTAAAAAAGATGGAAGACTCATTCTTGAGGGGGCTGGGAGTCCTGTAGAGGTGAACTTACAACATAAAGATCTTACAAATTTGAAATTAGCAAAATTTTTAAATGCAAATTGTATTTTAGTAGCAGATATTGAAAGAGGAGGCGTATTTGCTCAAATCATAGGAACGATTGCATTAATGAAACCTGATGAAAAAAAATTAATTAAAGGAATAATTATTAATAGGTTCAGAGGTGATAAAGCCTTATTCGATAAAGGAGTTACATGGATAGAAAAAGAAACTGGAATCGCAGTTTTAGGAATCTTGCCTTGGCTAAATGAGATTTTTCCTCCTGAAGATTCCCTTGACTTACTTGAAAGGAAACAAACAAATCAAAATGCAGAAATAGAAATAGCAATAATAAAATTACCTAGAATTAGTAATTTTTCTGATTTAGACCCTTTCTTAAGCGATTCAACTATTCAAACACGATGGATAGAACCCGGGCAAGACATAGGTAAGCCAGATGTATTAATAATTCCTGGAAGCAAGCAAACAATTAAAGATTTAGAGAGTTTAAATAAAACTGGTTTAAGCAATCAAATAAAAAATTATGCCAAAAATGGGGGAAATATTTTTGGTATATGTGGAGGATTACAAATGCTAGGAGAATCGTTAGATGACCCATATAAGCAGGAAAGCATTAAAGAACTAAGTACATTTTCAAATATCGGAATGAAACTTCTTCCAATAAAAACAACGTTTGGAGAAATCAAGCACACTTCTCAAAGAGAAGAAAGAATTTCATGGCCTAATTCACAAAATATCAAAGGATTTGAGATGCATTATGGAGAAAGTTATTTGATCAACAATAAAAATTCCAATATTATTTCTTTATTTAAAAATAGTAACTTAGGGTGGGTAATTGAAAAAAAAGATAAAAGCTTTATTGGAGGAACTTATTTACATGGAATTTTCGAAAATGATGAATGGCGAAGGCAATGGATCAATAACGTAAGGAAGAAAAAAGGATTAAATAGTTTGAAAATTAACGAAGAAAATAATAGTAATAAAAGAGAAAAGTTATTAGATTTGCTAACTGATGCCTTTGAAAAAAATATCAATATAGATACTTTAATCAATTGA
- a CDS encoding nucleoside triphosphate pyrophosphatase: protein MFVLASASKARQKLLNQIALKHRVIVSDFDETQLKELDPILKVKFLAKGKAESALKKLIKENQALNTFEALLGCDSLFEFDGEIFEKPINKEQLISRWQRMSGQSGFLHTGHYLISLDNSKSNIERISQNNSCEGVVSTKIEFMSLSNIEIIKYASIQEPYNCAGGFAIEGYGGLFIKKIEGCFSNVVGLSLPWLKTNLEKLGLSQLLLNR from the coding sequence ATGTTTGTGCTTGCCTCAGCATCCAAAGCACGTCAAAAATTACTTAATCAAATAGCTTTGAAACACAGAGTTATTGTAAGTGATTTTGATGAGACACAGCTTAAGGAATTAGATCCAATTTTAAAGGTCAAGTTTTTAGCTAAGGGTAAAGCTGAAAGTGCTTTGAAAAAGTTGATAAAAGAAAATCAAGCATTGAATACTTTTGAAGCTTTATTAGGTTGTGATTCTTTGTTTGAGTTTGATGGGGAAATTTTCGAAAAGCCAATTAATAAAGAGCAATTGATATCTAGATGGCAAAGGATGTCTGGTCAATCTGGTTTTTTACATACTGGGCACTATTTAATTTCTTTAGATAATTCGAAATCTAATATAGAAAGGATTTCACAAAATAATAGTTGCGAAGGAGTTGTGAGCACAAAAATTGAATTTATGTCTTTATCAAATATTGAGATAATAAAATATGCTTCAATTCAAGAACCATATAATTGTGCAGGTGGATTTGCTATTGAAGGTTATGGAGGACTATTCATAAAAAAAATTGAGGGATGTTTTAGTAATGTTGTTGGCCTTAGCTTGCCTTGGTTGAAAACTAATTTAGAAAAATTAGGTTTATCTCAGTTGCTTTTAAATAGATAA
- a CDS encoding Npun_F0494 family protein, with translation MLLIDQKIFRRAKKGIRNCPFNFFLFQSLQKGSLSAQNVFLNKSKYLNQEFMFINSSLFIENEFLQLIKIGVLRREVDGQGLTSKVRITPIGRKVIESSSNLFTKKVSIIKRLITCLKYQLTPR, from the coding sequence ATGTTGCTGATTGATCAAAAAATCTTTAGAAGAGCAAAGAAAGGGATAAGAAATTGTCCATTTAATTTTTTTCTTTTTCAAAGCCTTCAAAAAGGGAGCCTCAGTGCTCAAAATGTTTTCTTGAATAAATCAAAATATTTGAATCAAGAATTTATGTTTATCAATAGTTCTTTATTTATAGAGAATGAATTTCTTCAATTAATTAAAATAGGTGTTTTAAGAAGGGAGGTTGACGGCCAAGGTCTTACTTCAAAAGTTCGTATTACACCAATAGGAAGAAAAGTTATAGAAAGCAGTTCAAATTTATTTACTAAAAAAGTATCGATTATAAAAAGATTAATTACATGCCTAAAATACCAATTAACGCCAAGATGA
- a CDS encoding DNA-directed RNA polymerase: MNNRQVNHEITLSRLATDKLRKDLRQAQDKNYGSSTGFANDFVRQYVQPFGQELVKATGKKARGRATTSALSLGFRKMQELFEYLVDPDLVSYISLITIFDSFYTCEGSKPKVQEGFKKIGRRLEDEMRNEFYYQRAPDEVVAAIHKQNNTKGSTPSYRRQGAKQTAQKLLTNKHDWSKEELFQDWKDSDRFHVGAFVLHVAESFGIVESYPLRTGKKQQTYYRLSEQVKAQSIKYQTALEEREVFKYPLIDIPKEWESQTGASRHNNSGGYYQEWFRTNLNLCRSFYSDTKFGTDAINLLNTLSRTAWNVDHTVFNLAYRCLEKGYTIGSFNAVFDHPRLHERMPSYLSSKDKSDPLRKAWVDETHQIHVAHREAIAKSRNTRLALTVAKQFMSESRFYLSWSCDYRGRMYPQQSFLHEDSSDFERSLITFSDGCKLDKSGEEYAAQAVGEAFIGSKVNYEDRSKWTYQNKELLQAIANTPLGLIDEWSQADKPWQFLQLALEWNQVVLTKQKPLWDVPIGADATSSGLQLLSAMRRDPKGMEFSNLFAPKDINDPPRDAYKEVLKIARHIAYRSHSHRWLADYLEDRALGKIILMKVIYGATLQTNRREIKEYFIAQGLFPNKIDYQAVSDICSILREASKQVFPDAFEALDWIKDLYRIAQKNGNTSFTWNTPNLDSINLLKVEQVTKRITSTYLGKITIPLTEIKEPAYNRMKTSLAPDFVHSYDSCVLKSAFQDWSKPLVVVHDCFKVLPNDLDLAKKRIRHGFHNVCSGDPLARLADDLGVTEEQLPRLEQGTGVLEEVLNSTYMFN; encoded by the coding sequence ATGAATAACAGACAAGTAAATCATGAGATAACGCTAAGTAGATTAGCGACAGATAAATTAAGAAAGGATTTAAGACAAGCACAAGATAAGAACTACGGTTCAAGCACAGGATTTGCTAATGACTTTGTTAGACAATATGTTCAACCCTTTGGACAAGAGTTAGTAAAAGCAACAGGTAAGAAAGCAAGAGGAAGAGCAACAACTAGCGCGCTCTCCTTAGGTTTCAGGAAGATGCAAGAATTATTTGAATACTTAGTTGATCCTGATTTAGTTTCTTATATCTCACTAATTACTATCTTCGATTCTTTCTATACATGTGAAGGTAGTAAACCAAAAGTACAGGAAGGATTCAAGAAGATAGGGAGAAGACTAGAAGATGAGATGCGTAATGAGTTCTACTATCAGCGCGCTCCAGACGAGGTTGTAGCAGCGATACACAAGCAGAACAACACAAAGGGTTCAACACCCAGTTACAGACGACAGGGAGCGAAACAGACAGCACAGAAGTTGCTTACTAATAAGCATGACTGGAGTAAAGAAGAACTATTCCAAGACTGGAAAGACAGCGATAGATTTCATGTTGGAGCGTTTGTCTTACACGTTGCTGAATCATTTGGAATCGTTGAATCATATCCACTTAGAACAGGTAAGAAACAACAGACTTACTACCGACTAAGCGAGCAAGTCAAAGCACAGTCAATCAAATATCAAACAGCATTAGAAGAAAGAGAAGTATTTAAGTATCCACTAATTGATATTCCTAAAGAATGGGAGTCGCAAACAGGAGCATCAAGACATAACAACTCAGGAGGATATTACCAAGAATGGTTTAGAACAAACTTAAATCTATGTAGGAGTTTCTATTCAGATACTAAGTTTGGAACTGATGCAATTAATCTACTCAACACACTAAGTAGAACTGCTTGGAATGTAGATCATACTGTCTTCAATCTTGCTTACCGCTGCTTAGAAAAGGGTTACACTATCGGTTCTTTTAATGCTGTCTTTGATCATCCTAGATTGCATGAAAGAATGCCTTCCTATCTATCAAGCAAAGATAAAAGCGATCCACTTAGAAAAGCATGGGTAGATGAAACTCATCAAATACATGTAGCGCATAGAGAAGCAATCGCTAAGAGTAGGAATACAAGACTAGCTCTTACTGTTGCTAAGCAGTTCATGAGTGAATCGCGCTTCTATTTAAGTTGGAGCTGCGATTACAGAGGTAGGATGTATCCTCAACAATCATTTCTACATGAGGATTCTTCAGACTTTGAGCGCTCTCTTATAACCTTCTCAGATGGATGCAAGTTAGATAAAAGCGGTGAAGAATATGCAGCGCAAGCAGTAGGGGAAGCATTCATAGGAAGTAAAGTTAACTATGAAGATAGAAGTAAATGGACTTATCAGAATAAAGAACTCTTACAAGCAATAGCTAATACTCCTTTAGGTTTAATAGATGAATGGAGTCAAGCAGATAAACCGTGGCAATTTCTACAACTCGCTCTGGAATGGAATCAAGTTGTATTAACTAAGCAGAAACCTTTATGGGATGTCCCAATAGGAGCAGATGCTACTAGCTCAGGGTTGCAACTTCTAAGCGCTATGAGACGCGATCCTAAGGGTATGGAATTTTCTAATCTATTTGCACCTAAGGATATAAACGATCCACCTAGAGACGCATACAAAGAGGTATTAAAGATTGCTAGACACATTGCTTACCGATCTCACAGTCATAGATGGTTAGCGGATTACTTAGAAGACAGAGCATTAGGTAAGATCATCCTGATGAAAGTTATCTATGGAGCAACGCTTCAGACTAATAGAAGAGAGATAAAAGAATATTTCATAGCTCAAGGTTTATTCCCTAACAAGATTGATTATCAAGCGGTATCAGATATTTGTTCAATACTTAGAGAAGCAAGTAAGCAAGTATTCCCAGATGCGTTTGAAGCGCTTGACTGGATTAAAGATTTATATCGGATAGCACAGAAGAATGGTAATACCTCATTTACTTGGAATACTCCTAACCTTGACTCAATCAACTTATTAAAGGTTGAGCAAGTAACTAAGAGAATCACTTCAACATATCTAGGTAAGATCACTATCCCACTAACAGAGATTAAAGAACCTGCATACAACAGAATGAAGACAAGTCTAGCTCCTGATTTTGTACATAGCTATGACTCTTGTGTTCTTAAGTCTGCTTTCCAAGATTGGAGTAAACCTTTAGTAGTAGTGCATGATTGTTTTAAAGTTCTACCTAATGATTTAGATCTAGCTAAGAAGAGAATCAGACATGGGTTTCATAATGTATGCAGCGGTGATCCATTAGCGCGCTTAGCGGATGACTTAGGAGTCACAGAGGAGCAACTACCACGCTTAGAGCAGGGTACAGGGGTGTTAGAAGAGGTTCTAAACTCTACTTATATGTTCAATTAA
- a CDS encoding DUF1651 domain-containing protein: MKRDGWIKEANGRWILRFRYDWESWEQNPKVLIDRGRLMSNGIPLLKSRKRMRRNLAIVLWKDLLASGWKRVNPQWE; the protein is encoded by the coding sequence ATGAAGCGTGATGGTTGGATTAAAGAAGCAAATGGAAGATGGATATTAAGGTTTCGCTACGATTGGGAGAGCTGGGAACAGAATCCGAAGGTATTAATAGATAGAGGAAGGTTGATGTCTAATGGTATTCCCTTACTTAAATCAAGAAAGAGAATGAGAAGAAACCTAGCGATTGTTTTATGGAAGGATCTATTAGCGTCTGGTTGGAAGCGCGTTAATCCTCAATGGGAATAG
- a CDS encoding extracellular solute-binding protein has protein sequence MNLIKRLFTSVIAGTILASSSFNHVKASDREVRIYSGRHYNTDKQIYKKFAEETGIKIRLIEATGISLVERLKREGANSKADVILLVDAARISNAAKSGLLQSYRSDQLDKNVPVAYRDPQARWYALTRRVRVMVANPKKVDVNLIKDYSDLANPSLKGFVCVRKRSSPYNQSLVANQIVNKGEAKTKEWLKGMISNISQPFFPGDIGVIRAVAQGKCGVGIVNHYYVSRMLAGVNGRKDQRLAKKVKVLIPNPAHVNVSAGGIAKYAENKEEAIQLLEYLASPNGSSGLAGPTFEHPLVGFNTTDEVTQFGEFTPDSVTIDQLGANNKKAINLMRKAGWD, from the coding sequence ATGAATTTAATTAAGCGTCTTTTTACTTCAGTAATAGCAGGAACTATATTAGCTTCTTCAAGTTTTAATCATGTAAAGGCTTCTGATAGAGAAGTAAGGATTTATTCAGGCAGACATTACAATACAGATAAGCAGATATACAAAAAATTTGCCGAAGAGACTGGGATAAAAATTCGATTAATTGAGGCTACAGGAATTTCTCTAGTTGAAAGATTGAAAAGGGAAGGTGCAAATTCTAAAGCTGATGTCATTCTTCTTGTTGATGCAGCCCGAATTAGTAATGCTGCAAAAAGTGGTCTTCTTCAGTCATATAGATCAGATCAATTAGATAAAAATGTTCCCGTCGCATATCGAGATCCTCAAGCAAGGTGGTATGCCTTAACTAGAAGGGTGAGGGTTATGGTCGCTAATCCTAAAAAAGTTGATGTTAATTTAATCAAAGATTATTCAGATCTTGCCAACCCTTCTTTGAAGGGTTTTGTTTGTGTGAGAAAAAGGAGTAGTCCATACAATCAATCTTTAGTTGCCAATCAAATTGTCAATAAAGGAGAAGCAAAAACTAAAGAATGGTTAAAAGGTATGATTTCAAATATTTCTCAGCCTTTTTTCCCTGGAGATATCGGAGTTATTAGAGCTGTGGCTCAAGGTAAGTGTGGTGTAGGGATAGTTAATCACTACTATGTTTCAAGGATGCTCGCAGGTGTTAATGGAAGAAAAGATCAAAGGTTGGCTAAAAAAGTAAAAGTTCTTATTCCCAATCCTGCTCATGTAAATGTTAGTGCAGGTGGCATTGCCAAATATGCTGAAAATAAAGAAGAAGCTATTCAGCTCCTTGAGTATCTTGCTTCTCCTAATGGGAGTAGTGGATTAGCTGGCCCAACATTTGAACATCCTTTAGTTGGTTTTAATACAACGGATGAAGTGACACAGTTTGGAGAATTTACTCCTGACAGCGTGACAATTGATCAATTAGGAGCAAATAATAAAAAAGCAATTAATCTTATGAGAAAGGCAGGTTGGGATTGA
- a CDS encoding 2Fe-2S iron-sulfur cluster binding domain-containing protein: MKNVKINWPNKKSSYCAPGVEWLKAAYCADVEIPTGCLGGSCGACEIEVNGEVIRACIATVPDKKELDVDFFSDPYWQ; encoded by the coding sequence ATGAAAAATGTAAAAATAAACTGGCCTAACAAAAAATCAAGCTATTGCGCGCCTGGAGTTGAATGGTTAAAAGCCGCATATTGTGCAGATGTGGAGATTCCTACGGGATGCCTAGGAGGAAGCTGTGGGGCATGCGAGATAGAAGTTAATGGAGAAGTCATACGAGCATGTATTGCAACAGTTCCAGATAAAAAAGAACTTGATGTTGATTTTTTTAGTGATCCTTATTGGCAATAA
- a CDS encoding iron uptake porin, whose translation MKLFQRLLVAPAALGLMAPLAANADVTPVSNESDLRSEVIQARVDGVEAQLGEIMAGQFSSSTKMSGKAAFITGYVDDDAETNTDEITMEYMYQLNLNTSFTGEDNLYTRIKTGNVSDHFKDKGQGTYLSAANGNGSVLKVDKLWYQFPVGDSLQVWVGPRIENYYMLASAPSIYKPVTKQFALGGNGSAYGSSTSPGFGIAWTQNVEDPSEARFAISANYTSKDGASSTSGLSNDDSRSFLLTKVEYGSPTWQVSAAMANKSAPTASCNGYDAYFHTAMVGDNGKTTDTTCTGGDMTAYGLRGYWRPQETGAIPEVQVGYDFASYDEATAGEAEDTAGWMVGLGWKDLFIDGNRAGVAFGSAQAATSVKSGGSVTEDPEEDNTRWEAYYTFKVNDGVSVTPAIFGGSDTGAANQDVNGAVLLTEFRF comes from the coding sequence ATGAAGCTTTTTCAGCGTTTGCTGGTAGCTCCTGCTGCTTTAGGCCTAATGGCACCATTAGCAGCAAATGCCGATGTTACTCCGGTATCTAACGAATCAGATCTTAGGTCTGAAGTCATTCAAGCTCGTGTTGATGGCGTTGAAGCACAACTCGGCGAAATCATGGCTGGTCAGTTCTCTTCATCTACAAAGATGAGTGGAAAGGCTGCTTTTATCACTGGTTACGTTGATGATGATGCAGAGACTAATACAGATGAGATCACTATGGAATACATGTATCAGTTAAATCTGAATACAAGTTTCACTGGTGAAGACAATCTTTATACACGTATTAAGACTGGTAACGTATCTGATCATTTCAAAGACAAAGGTCAAGGTACTTACTTAAGTGCAGCTAATGGAAACGGTAGTGTTCTTAAAGTTGATAAGCTTTGGTATCAATTCCCTGTAGGAGATTCTTTACAAGTTTGGGTTGGACCAAGGATTGAGAACTACTACATGCTAGCTAGTGCTCCATCTATTTATAAGCCAGTAACAAAGCAGTTTGCGTTAGGTGGTAATGGTTCAGCATATGGTTCTAGTACAAGTCCTGGATTTGGAATTGCATGGACACAAAATGTCGAAGATCCTTCTGAAGCAAGATTTGCTATAAGTGCTAATTACACTTCTAAAGATGGAGCAAGTTCTACAAGTGGTTTGTCCAATGATGATTCAAGAAGTTTCTTGTTAACTAAGGTTGAGTACGGCTCACCTACTTGGCAGGTTTCTGCGGCAATGGCTAACAAAAGTGCACCGACAGCTAGTTGCAATGGATATGACGCCTACTTCCATACAGCTATGGTTGGTGACAATGGTAAAACCACTGACACAACATGTACTGGTGGAGATATGACTGCTTATGGCCTAAGAGGTTATTGGAGGCCACAAGAAACAGGAGCTATTCCTGAAGTTCAAGTTGGTTATGATTTTGCTTCTTACGATGAAGCAACAGCTGGTGAGGCTGAAGACACTGCAGGATGGATGGTAGGTCTTGGTTGGAAAGACTTATTCATCGATGGGAACAGAGCCGGTGTCGCTTTTGGTTCAGCACAGGCTGCAACTTCTGTGAAAAGTGGTGGATCAGTCACTGAAGATCCTGAAGAAGACAACACACGTTGGGAAGCTTATTACACATTTAAAGTTAATGATGGTGTAAGTGTTACCCCTGCGATCTTCGGTGGATCAGATACTGGTGCTGCAAACCAGGATGTAAATGGTGCAGTTCTTCTAACTGAATTCAGGTTCTAA